The following proteins are co-located in the Gossypium hirsutum isolate 1008001.06 chromosome A02, Gossypium_hirsutum_v2.1, whole genome shotgun sequence genome:
- the LOC107909402 gene encoding 7-methyl-GTP pyrophosphatase isoform X1 has protein sequence MAAAESSFKIILGSSSMARQRILAEMGYEFTIMTADIDEKSIRKEKPEDLVTALAEAKAIAIMARLQHTDILKNVACPTLLITADTDLCGLFMQVVVYKGTIREKPCNEDEAREFIKGYSGGHAAVVGSVLVTNLNSGASKGGWESAEVYFHDIPNEVIDSLIDEGIPFKVAGGLMLEHPLTLPFVDAVIGATDTVMGLSKSLTEKLIEEALCQPGSSPRVQNMS, from the exons aTGGCTGCTGCAGAATCATCTTTTAAG ATAATATTGGGTTCTTCATCAATGGCTCGGCAACGGATTTTAGCTGAAATGGGTTATGAGTTTACAATCATG ACTGCAGATATTGATGAGAAAAGtataagaaaagaaaagccaGAAGATTTGGTGACGGCTCTGGCTGAGGCAAAG GCAATTGCCATCATGGCAAGGCTTCAGCACACTGATATACTCAAGAACGTTGCTTGCCCCACGTTGCTAATTACCGCCGATACG GACTTATGCGGATTGTTTATGCAGGTAGTGGTCTATAAAGGGACAATCAGAGAAAAACCGTGCAACGAAGACGAAGCACGGGAGTTTATCAAAG GGTATTCCGGGGGCCATGCAGCGGTGGTTGGATCCGTTCTCGTGACTAACCTTAATTCTGGAGCTAGCAAAGGTGGATGGGAAAGTGCAGAG GTTTACTTCCACGACATACCTAACGAAGTGATCGATAGCCTG ATTGACGAGGGAATCCCATTCAAGGTTGCTGGTGGTCTAATGCTTGAACATCCTCTAACGTTACCATTTGTTGATGCCGTG ATAGGGGcgactgatactgtgatgggacTATCTAAATCTCTCACTGAAAAACTTATAGAGGAGGCTCTATGTCAACCGGGTTCATCGCCGAGAGTTCAAAATATGAGCTGA
- the LOC107909402 gene encoding 7-methyl-GTP pyrophosphatase isoform X3, giving the protein MAAAESSFKIILGSSSMARQRILAEMGYEFTIMTADIDEKSIRKEKPEDLVTALAEAKAIAIMARLQHTDILKNVACPTLLITADTDLCGLFMQVVVYKGTIREKPCNEDEAREFIKGYSGGHAAVVGSVLVTNLNSGASKGGWESAEVYFHDIPNEVIDSLVKIH; this is encoded by the exons aTGGCTGCTGCAGAATCATCTTTTAAG ATAATATTGGGTTCTTCATCAATGGCTCGGCAACGGATTTTAGCTGAAATGGGTTATGAGTTTACAATCATG ACTGCAGATATTGATGAGAAAAGtataagaaaagaaaagccaGAAGATTTGGTGACGGCTCTGGCTGAGGCAAAG GCAATTGCCATCATGGCAAGGCTTCAGCACACTGATATACTCAAGAACGTTGCTTGCCCCACGTTGCTAATTACCGCCGATACG GACTTATGCGGATTGTTTATGCAGGTAGTGGTCTATAAAGGGACAATCAGAGAAAAACCGTGCAACGAAGACGAAGCACGGGAGTTTATCAAAG GGTATTCCGGGGGCCATGCAGCGGTGGTTGGATCCGTTCTCGTGACTAACCTTAATTCTGGAGCTAGCAAAGGTGGATGGGAAAGTGCAGAG GTTTACTTCCACGACATACCTAACGAAGTGATCGATAGCCTGGTAAAGATCC ATTGA
- the LOC107909402 gene encoding 7-methyl-GTP pyrophosphatase isoform X2, which translates to MAAAESSFKIILGSSSMARQRILAEMGYEFTIMTADIDEKSIRKEKPEDLVTALAEAKAIAIMARLQHTDILKNVACPTLLITADTVVVYKGTIREKPCNEDEAREFIKGYSGGHAAVVGSVLVTNLNSGASKGGWESAEVYFHDIPNEVIDSLIDEGIPFKVAGGLMLEHPLTLPFVDAVIGATDTVMGLSKSLTEKLIEEALCQPGSSPRVQNMS; encoded by the exons aTGGCTGCTGCAGAATCATCTTTTAAG ATAATATTGGGTTCTTCATCAATGGCTCGGCAACGGATTTTAGCTGAAATGGGTTATGAGTTTACAATCATG ACTGCAGATATTGATGAGAAAAGtataagaaaagaaaagccaGAAGATTTGGTGACGGCTCTGGCTGAGGCAAAG GCAATTGCCATCATGGCAAGGCTTCAGCACACTGATATACTCAAGAACGTTGCTTGCCCCACGTTGCTAATTACCGCCGATACG GTAGTGGTCTATAAAGGGACAATCAGAGAAAAACCGTGCAACGAAGACGAAGCACGGGAGTTTATCAAAG GGTATTCCGGGGGCCATGCAGCGGTGGTTGGATCCGTTCTCGTGACTAACCTTAATTCTGGAGCTAGCAAAGGTGGATGGGAAAGTGCAGAG GTTTACTTCCACGACATACCTAACGAAGTGATCGATAGCCTG ATTGACGAGGGAATCCCATTCAAGGTTGCTGGTGGTCTAATGCTTGAACATCCTCTAACGTTACCATTTGTTGATGCCGTG ATAGGGGcgactgatactgtgatgggacTATCTAAATCTCTCACTGAAAAACTTATAGAGGAGGCTCTATGTCAACCGGGTTCATCGCCGAGAGTTCAAAATATGAGCTGA
- the LOC107909402 gene encoding 7-methyl-GTP pyrophosphatase isoform X4, producing the protein MAAAESSFKIILGSSSMARQRILAEMGYEFTIMTADIDEKSIRKEKPEDLVTALAEAKAIAIMARLQHTDILKNVACPTLLITADTVVVYKGTIREKPCNEDEAREFIKGYSGGHAAVVGSVLVTNLNSGASKGGWESAEVYFHDIPNEVIDSLVKIH; encoded by the exons aTGGCTGCTGCAGAATCATCTTTTAAG ATAATATTGGGTTCTTCATCAATGGCTCGGCAACGGATTTTAGCTGAAATGGGTTATGAGTTTACAATCATG ACTGCAGATATTGATGAGAAAAGtataagaaaagaaaagccaGAAGATTTGGTGACGGCTCTGGCTGAGGCAAAG GCAATTGCCATCATGGCAAGGCTTCAGCACACTGATATACTCAAGAACGTTGCTTGCCCCACGTTGCTAATTACCGCCGATACG GTAGTGGTCTATAAAGGGACAATCAGAGAAAAACCGTGCAACGAAGACGAAGCACGGGAGTTTATCAAAG GGTATTCCGGGGGCCATGCAGCGGTGGTTGGATCCGTTCTCGTGACTAACCTTAATTCTGGAGCTAGCAAAGGTGGATGGGAAAGTGCAGAG GTTTACTTCCACGACATACCTAACGAAGTGATCGATAGCCTGGTAAAGATCC ATTGA
- the LOC121209715 gene encoding ADP-ribosylation factor-like protein 2, with translation MGLLSIIRKIKRKEKEMRILMVGLDNSGKTTIVLKINGEDTSIISPTLGFNIKTISYQKYTLNIWDVGGQRTIRSYWRNYFEQTDGLVWVVDSSDLRRLDDCKMELDNLLKEERLSGASLLILANKQDIKGALTPAEIAKVLNLEAMDKSRHWEIVGCSAYTGEGLLEGFDWLVQDVASRIYMLD, from the exons ATGGGTCTTCTTAGTATCATTCGaaagatcaagagaaaagagaaagaaatgcgAATTCTAATGGT TGGGCTTGATAATTCAGGGAAAACGACAATTGTTTTGAAGATTAATGGAGAAGACACAAGTATCATTAGCCCCACTCTTGGTTTCAACATCAAAACAATCAGCtaccaaaa ATATACTCTGAATATATGGGATGTAGGGGGTCAAAGAACTATAAGATCATATTGGAGGAACTATTTTGAACAAACTGATGGTTTGGTGTGGGTTGTTGATAGCTCAGATCTTAGAAGATTAGATGATTGCAAAATGGAACTTGATAATCTTCTAAAGGAAGAG AGATTATCAGGAGCATCCTTGTTGATACTTGCTAACAAACAGGACATTAAAGGTGCTCTTACACCAGCTGAAATTGCTAAA GTGCTGAACTTGGAAGCAATGGATAAATCAAGGCATTGGGAAATTGTAGGATGTAGTGCATACACTGGTGAAGGGCTTCTTGAGGGATTTGATTGGTTGGTTCAAGATGTGGCCTCTAGAATCTACATGCTTGATTAG